A region of Marasmius oreades isolate 03SP1 chromosome 9, whole genome shotgun sequence DNA encodes the following proteins:
- a CDS encoding uncharacterized protein (MEROPS:MER0033188) — protein MNIMPMPMLAFRNRFLCLLTLSLALLTSVFGQSQPPSVTLDYGTFIGVKDTTTNITSYRGVRYADAPTGGLRWRAAVSPPSKNLGTVNATKFANTCIMNSIITAGSAEDCLFGNLYIPAVSGSSTPLPVLVWFHGGGFVSGSSHDANPVPIFATTREPMILVSFEYRLGPFGFLAGSAIKNDGLPNAGLHDQRTALRWVQRYIGKFGGDPSRVTIWGESAGAGSTMFHLLANDGNPEGLFRAAIGDSPSLNQMPSTTDDFLETLFRAFATAAGCNDLSLSCLRSSNIATLASAGAKVIQSRPATLFLFAPHFDGEFITNRPVEGFRNGKIARVPVIFGANTNEGAHWSSTISDPNANTSMPNATQDTVYNFIGGQYPNFSRESFNEAVSLYPLQEFNGSFELQGQQMYGEARYICTAQMIAAGTAAVNRNSFQFHYNNGHLGSDHSAELAAFWDGDPSGADVNDRKLFEGMREFWSSFVTSGTQPQSTIANWKSTDKDGIQRMLLDPSRPGMENITPKQVERCTFWHSISGEINT, from the exons ATGAATATCATGCCGATGCCGATGTTAGCCTTCCGAAACCGTTTTCTCTGTCTTCTGACGCTCAGCCTCGCCCTTCTCACGTCGGTCTTTGGGCAGAGTCAGCCGCCTAGTGTTACGCTCGATT ACGGAACTTTCATTGGTGTTAAAGATACAACCACGAATATCACTTCTTACCGGGGTGTACGCTATGCAGATGCTCCAACCGGTGGTTTACGTTGGCGGGCTGCAGTCTCTCCTCCTTCGAAAAATTTAGGCACGGTCAACGCTACAAAG TTTGCAAACACGTGTATTATGAATAGTATAATCACAGCAGGAAGCGCAGAGGATTGTTTATTCGGTAAC CTCTACATTCCAGCAGTCTCGGGATCCTCGACGCCATTGCCTGTACTGGTATGGTTCCACGGCGGCGGATTCGTCTCAGGCTCTAGTCACGATGCCAATCCCGTCCCAATTTTCGCTACGACGCGTGAACCGATGATTTTGGTATCGTTTGAGTATAGATTGGGTCCGTTTGGGTTCTTAG CTGGATCCGCTATCAAAAATGATGGACTGCCGAATGCTGGGCTTCACGACCAACGAACGGCTTTACGATGGGTGCAAAGATATATCGGGAAGTTTGGTGGGGATCCGAG CCGAGTCACGATCTGGGGAGAGTCCGCTGGAGCTGGATCAACAATGTTTCAT CTTCTAGCCAACGACGGAAATCCTGAAGGCCTGTTCCGTGCGGCGATTGGAGACAGTCCTTCACTCAATCAGATGCCTAGCACGACAGATGATTTCCTAGAGACACTTTTTCGTGCCTTTGCTACTGCTGC AGGATGCAACGACCTAAGCCTCTCCTGCCTCCGATCCTCAAACATTGCCACCTTAGCATCTGCAGGCGCGAAAGTCATCCAATCGCGTCCGGCGACACTCTTTCTCTTTGCACCTCACTTCGACGGGGAGTTTATCACGAACAGGCCTGTTGAGGGGTTTAGGAACGGGAAAATTGCGAGAGTTCCGGTTATCTTTGG AGCAAACACAAACGAAGGAGCCCACTGGTCCAGCACGATCTCTGACCCGAACGCTAATACTTCCATGCCAAATGCTACTCAAGACACGGTTTATAATTTTATCGGAGGTCAATACCCGAACTTTTCCAGGGAGAGTTTCAACGAAGCTGTATCTTTGTATCCACTCCAAGAGTTCAATGGATCCTTTGAACTACAGGGGCAACAGATGTATGGAGAGGCAAGGTATATCTGCACCGCTCAAATGATCGCTGCGGGAACTGCTGCAGTGAATCGGAATAGCTTCCAGTTCCA CTACAACAACGGTCACCTGGGCTCAGATCACTCCGCCGAGCTggcagcattctgggatggTGACCCCAGTGGGGCGGATGTGAACGATAGGAAGCTTTTCGAGGGAATGAGGGAGTTCTGGTCGTCGTTCGTCACGTCAGGAACGCAACCGCAGTCGACAATTGCGAATTGGAAG AGCACGGATAAAGATGGGATCCAACGCATGCTACTCGACCCTTCCCGACCAGGGATGGAGAATATCACACCAAAACAAGTGGAGAGGTGTACGTTTTGGCATAGTATTAGTGGGGAGATCAATACGTGA